In Sphaeramia orbicularis chromosome 5, fSphaOr1.1, whole genome shotgun sequence, a genomic segment contains:
- the eefsec gene encoding selenocysteine-specific elongation factor, whose product MSESADSHTKTLNFNIGVLGHVDSGKTSLARALSSTASTAAFDKNPQSRERGITLDLGFSSFTVNLPDHLRQESGGQPYDSLQFTLVDCPGHASLIRTIIGGAQIIDLMMLVVDVVKGIQTQTAECLLIGELTCPRMVVVLNKTDLLPPNKRQSAIEKMTKRLHKTLESTRFKDCPVIAVAAKPGGPEAPDTEEPQGVPELIELLKKQTYLPQRDPGGNLLMAVDHCFSIRGQGTVMTGTILQGSLAINDTVEIPALKVTKKIKSVQMFRKPVSGAMQGDRVGVCVTQFDPKLLERGVVCTPGSLRTLYAAVISVRKIGYFKGSLATRAKFHITVGHETVMARVTFFGLPPVDVPDMTQLVIQPSSLETPFTFDKEYFYQDEYVTAQGQANSGPDPDQWALLEFERPVTCPSLCLVIGSKLDTDIHANACRLAFQGRLLQGFEDKSYAETALPRLRIYKMKHKEGQVERVTDDYTVIGRNLFKKETNLQLFVGLKVMLSSGETGVIEGGFGQSGKFKIRIQEGLHPETKQLLSSTTKKKGKAGGKGGQANEEEPKASESQPVGIHLHFKRYIFDPHKKMVQS is encoded by the exons ATGTCAGAGTCAGCTGACAGTCACACTAAGACTCTGAACTTCAACATCGGGGTGCTGGGGCATGTTGACAGCGGGAAGACGTCGCTTGCCAGGGCGCTGAGCAGCACTGCCTCCACCGCCGCCTTCGACAAGAACCCGCAGTCCCGGGAGAGAGGCATCACACTGGACCTGGGCTTCTCCTCCTTCACAGTGAATCTGCCGGATCACCTGAGGCAGGAGAGCGGAGGGCAGCCGTATGACAGCCTGCAGTTCACCCTGGTCGACTGCCCGGGACACGCCTCTTTGATCCGGACCATCATTGGAG GAGCACAAATTATAGACCTGATGATGCTCGTCGTTGATGTGGTTAAAGGGATACAGACTCAGACTGCAGAGTGCCTGCTGATTGGAGAGCTGACATGCCCACGCATGGTGGTTGTTCTTAACAAAACAGACCTGCTGCCACCCAACAAGAGACAGAGTGCCATTGAGAAAATGACCAAGAGACTCCACAAAACTCTGGAGAGCACCAG GTTTAAGGACTGTCCTGTGATTGCTGTGGCAGCAAAGCCTGGAGGCCCTGAGGCTCCTGATACTGAGGAGCCACAGGGAGTTCCAGAGTTAATTGAG CTTTTGAAGAAACAGACGTACCTTCCTCAGAGAGACCCTGGAGGCAACCTTCTGATGGCCGTGGACCATTGTTTCTCCATTCGAGGCCAGGGGACAGTGATGACTGGGACCATCCTACAGGGGTCGCTGGCTATAAATGACACAGTGGAAATCCCAGCACTAAAG GTCACCAAGAAGATAAAATCGGTGCAGATGTTTCGGAAGCCGGTGTCAGGGGCCATGCAGGGGGATCGTGTTGGTGTCTGTGTGACACAGTTTGACCCTAAACTGTTAGAGCGTGGTGTTGTGTGCACCCCGGGGTCCCTGCGAACCCTCTACGCAGCAGTCATATCTGTCAGGAAGATTGGCTACTTCAAGGGCTCTCTTGCCACTCGTGCCAAATTTCACATCACAGTGGGTCATGAGACTGTAATGGCAAGGGTGACCTTCTTTGGGCTGCCACCTGTGGATGTACCAGACATGACCCAGCTTGTCATTCAGCCCAGTTCGCTGGAAACACCTTTCACCTTTGACAAGGAGTATTTCTACCAAGACGAATATGTCACCGCTCAAGGACAGGCCAATTCTGGACCTGACCCAGATCAATGGGCTTTGTTAGAGTTTGAGCGGCCAGTCACATGTCCCTCTCTCTGCCTGGTGATTGGCTCAAAGTTGGACACTGACATTCATGCTAACGCATGTCGGTTGGCCTTCCAAGGACGTCTATTACAGGGCTTTGAAGATAAAAGCTATGCAGAGACTGCCCTGCCTCGCCTCCGCATCTATAAGATGAAACACAAAGAGGGACAGGTGGAAAGG GTGACCGATGATTATACTGTGATTGGCCGCAACCTGTTCAAGAAGGAGACAAACCTCCAGCTCTTTGTGGGACTGAAGGTCATGCTGTCGTCAGGAGAGACTGGCGTTATTGAGGGTGGGTTTGGACAGAGCGGAAAGTTCAAGATTCGGATACAAG agggtCTTCATCCAGAAACCAAACAGCTCTTGTCCTCTACCACTAAGAAGAAAGGCAAAGCTGGAGGTAAAGGTGGACAAGCAAATGAAGAGGAGCCCAAAGCCTCAGAGTCTCAACCTGTTGGCATTCACTTACATTTCAAGCGCTACATTTTTGATCCCCATAAAAAGATGGTTCAGTCTTGA